The following proteins are encoded in a genomic region of Opisthocomus hoazin isolate bOpiHoa1 chromosome 4, bOpiHoa1.hap1, whole genome shotgun sequence:
- the ICE1 gene encoding little elongation complex subunit 1 encodes MMPGETPPPPAGTAAAVCANCGVLQQNINEYVAALIALKQKMIAGDRLLTEYQQKCTELQFAEREISALRCQVEQMLQKILPLEKCQEELGSLKAELEEKKSSLKIYRESQLEYVKIKEEIVNSDAVRKKLETKVKKLEEAATKHTQDLRQLKTEKKRLEKELKKAQGKLDGVLKEKCRKVKHAETQSSSEDITTDIDKEKIKLLLEELWMCIDSAAGKRENQENVPVLASVQDKARPEKRRLTVTEETVQIHQKIRKCYGKTPSWYFSLKSAGKQNSVTAMQLQTSTERFGGDCVENWTAEECLHVGEDKIVDVVTQTDGAHSSSDFSDQEQKGPGGNVMEILNWARPLPALLSPVQLSPLATQDTLFGEVTGSSDEEVECSASAVEGTLQEDQVQPQSCNVFSLNEECNKQSKSREHGLDAEISANLSWNEKNVHIGPNMSGKEESDAETKQAEAATLTTDMESNKDSLEEDSENMETEKRELTEATAHKVEAIEEQKGDSEDMHSEEGGSSADFMLHNFKSRNQMKKCSEVEQTKENVILIRAVDYEATHEKDCKLMKAESNGLSGERETPGAVSVPQNVTHLPPQQCVVLQSEDSEEKSDVLIENEVIANESKNVIKVTNMASDVGDSIKQVIIGEERTAARQKKGLCAEVKNERELPENVLSDFSSSKSSCEVECPKQLMIQRDGEGIMKETEADAGAVEVSACSQHSEIKCDSEEILEKQCLQTVKDEVNRECEPETGKVSRHYLPLSAIEGIRNSLSVDDIDKNVGMDMTALSAFPKDDEKLKIEDINTTRPETTELAMKFNGETGLELAKSSELLHSAENGKIVDIKEEGYLKDKPHQEENGSNLLQGKSDLKSILALPKTACIIDAESSVAKCESSVLDFTKMKDEIKQPENLCSTLEHGLSKTQNLEVFESQEAEFKVNPEDFGEESSELLERVDTIASVLLENNLTFQAQFAKPVNQFLVTENVKCDEIKGELNKQSKELVNETCSSSFNWEENVVKDSNISEIICQPTSEIDFNNGLAFSTQEELEMSCINTEETDSPVQVGIGLESTVPPHLHFGLQKVDSFFETNFTEKAAFSCMWENKGDKNCVMSSAFNCSSEGLEVGAEILSAEKDMCKELDCPERGYLHQNVVKIPDEKEQPVDKEHQASLKSQIPDANSYNKNTFLLQKFDCQESGCRTSVWEVRTDPSRTGSLIAVGDSKELNSFEASGKNTMERSKNDFCMPEQSNESEEKDCSTQKVADVKCSECVPVFRKDPRASRIAMSALGARAIVDADYQVRELHSTTHSGNTLTVSRLKAETMVDMDTHCERKTSPDTANELSSEAGEGYPKDLASWKRECMLVTSENTVCANECMVDSNRAGCIKDSEESQLKTGTSKENPVMPNASKNRLPLCQMLTKFSEACRQSVKTSKLNTKRLALDNFLEENDSGILQLDVEQSLIHSVDTGVSVFEEYNHNQTCTACNTGENNTDVILDGSSRKNILVEYLPNPALSDVECNGQTIRQPSEPQKTVFEKLCMLESESCVDVVLKKSKEQEPSESLTVSTKTAARVMHAKLSKRLFQGKRKTKTLRRTRPVLANADTSMPTKCSSETINKIRQEMGPPLPPLLLPLIATPPKAACTMSPVMSSTGKSSLLSPLDDLISPLRETPVPPLMSPLTDTPTVKSALLVSPPSPSEMAVGRRIRSSPLKFCTSIPKHALPVPGRFPLFAADSAAPGAPQENSVKILDTMYPELSARARTLNILKGNIQLNRCAFSDSQSLPGPVAQIGGFKEIASTSTAFVKTGSSLKSGSCKGQKKDVQNQQLFSSSSNNLEKQTLLPISMPRSAKRLRLDSEPPKLEPSDIAAMGNTKNTVSEMQEAFCDKSCEISDSAHSSSLEASVPVKKVIDSDYQKVSLALKKIAESCFDLLPVIKGHMYVGNISKIPIMRDEEKEVVYEFGIKNKHLAEAFLRAVLNKLKAQKNTTNHNFSQALCRVYTGICRQLGDLERARIFCYSLLKEDFPDSEKLILFVTNVWSDIFVFEGAINKAMQLVVRQSASSEMLACLSAYLNWEQSSSLDAGLMVSNLLLEMQSCPKVEFHRSDRYGEDLSEDAWQYIFAVDLLCSRLKWDWTHDNVISKVLWPAMDKWVKKRKGHETARSVPDSVIALTLRLIGRLGQIGLKEGYLAAVKNISSVIGLFVQHAKEEDVPWGVQLAAIYSLCDLGSSNPEGIVEAIQAWRATVLKNIPSAVTSGIAEITSLCKMELN; translated from the exons ATGATGCCTGGGgagacgccgccgccgccggccgggacTGCGGCCGCCGTCTGCGCGAACTGCGGCGTTCTCCAGCAG AATATAAACGAATATGTAGCTGCATTAATTGCACTGAAGCAAAAAATGATTGCTGGAGA tcGTTTGCTGACAGAGTATCAACAAAAATGCACTG AGCTTCAATTTGCTGAACG AGAGATCTCTGCTCTTCGTTGCCAAGTGGAGCAGATGCTACAGAAAATCCTGCCTCTGGAAAAGTGCCAGGAAGAGCTGGGTTCTTTGAAAGCGGAGTTGGAAGAGAAAAAG AGTTCTCTTAAGATTTATCGGGAGAGTCAGCTGGAATATGttaaaattaaagaagaaatagtAAACAGTGATGCTGT GAGAAAGAAACTGGAAACAAAAGTGAAGAAACTTGAAG AGGCTGCAACAAAGCATACGCAGGACTTGAGacaactgaaaactgaaaagaaaaggcTTGAAAAGGAGTTAAAGAAGGCACAA GGAAAACTTGATGGTGTACTTAAAGAGAAGTGCAGAAAAG TTAAGCATGCAGAGACCCAGAGTTCAAGTGAAGATATCACAACAGATATAGACAAAG aaaaaatcaAGCTCTTGTTAGAAGAACTCTGGATGTGCATTGACAGTGcagcaggaaaaagagagaaTCAGGAAAATGTTCCTGTCTTGG CTTCTGTTCAGGATAAGGCACGGCCTGAAAAAAGAAGACTGACTGTTACAGAAG AAACTGTACAAATCCATCAAAAGATCAGGAAGTGTTATGGCAAAACACCGTCTTGGTATTTTTCGCTAAAAAGTGCTGGAAAGCAAAATTCTGTAACAGCCATGCAACTTCAAACAAGTACTGAGCGCTTTGGAGGTGACTGTGTTGAGAACTGGACTGCTGAAGAATGTCTCCATGTTGGTGAGGATAAAATTGTAGATGTTGTAACACAGACAGATGGGGCACACAGCAGTTCGGACTTCTCTGATCAGGAGCAAAAGGGCCCAGGTGGAAATGTGATGGAGATACTGAATTGGGCCAGGCCTCTCCCTGCTCTACTTTCTCCAGTACAGCTGTCACCACTAGCTACACAG GATACATTGTTTGGAGAAGTCACAGGTTCCAGCGATGAAGAAGTTGAGTGCAGTGCTTCTGCAGTGGAGGGTACTCTACAAGAAGACCAAGTTCAGCCTCAGAGTTGTAATGTTTTCAGTCTCAATGAGGAGTGTAACAAACAGAGCAAATCACGTGAGCATGGTCTTGATGCAGAAATCTCAGCTAACCTGAGTTGGAATGAAAAGAATGTTCATATTGGTCCAAATATGTCAGGCAAGGAGGAGAGTGATGCTGAAACAAAGCAAGCTGAAGCTGCTACTTTAACTACAGACATGGAAAGTAACAAAGATTCTTTGGAGGAGGATTCTGAGAATATGGAAACTGAGAAGAGAGAACTAACTGAAGCAACAGCACATAAAGTGGAAGCCATCGAAGAACAGAAAGGAGATAGTGAAGACATGCACAGTGAAGAGGGAGGTTCTTCAGCTGATTTTATGTTACACAATTTCAAGTCTCGGAATCAGATGAAAAAATGTAGTGAGGTAGAGCAAACAAAGGAGAATGTAATCTTAATCAGAGCTGTTGATTATGAGGCTACACATGAAAAGGATTGTAAATTAATGAAAGCAGAAAGTAATGGATTATCAGGAGAGAGAGAAACTCCTGGGGCAGTATCTGTTCCCCAAAATGTTACTCATTTGCCACCTCAGCAATGCGTTGTGCTTCAAAGTGAAGATTCTGAGGAGAAATCTGATGTGTTGATAGAGAATGAAGTGATTGCAAATGAATCAAAAAATGTAATCAAAGTAACTAATATGGCAAGTGATGTAGGGGATAGCATAAAACAAGTGATAATTGGAGAGGAAAGAacagctgcaagacagaaaaaaggaCTCTGTGCAGAGGTAAAGAATGAGAGAGAGCTCCCTGAAAATGTATTGTCTGATTTCAGTAGTTCAAAATCCTCCTGTGAAGTGGAGTGTCCTAAACAGCTAATGATACAGCGTGATGGGGAGGGAATAAtgaaggaaactgaggcagatgCTGGAGCTGTTGAGGTGTCTGCATGCTCTCAGCACTCTGAAATCAAATGTGACAGTGAAGAGATACTGGAGAAACAATGTTTGCAAACAGTAAAGGATGAAGTGAACAGAGAATGCGAACCAGAGACTGGTAAAGTCTCTCGACATTACTTACCTTTATCTGCTATTGAAGGAATCAGAAATTCATTGTCTGTGGATGACATAGACAAAAATGTAGGTATGGACATGACTGCTTTGTCAGCCTTTCCAAAAGATGATGAAAAGCTCAAAATTGAGGACATTAACACCACCAGACCTGAGACTACTGAACTAGCCATGAAATTTAATGGAGAAACTGGTCTCGAATTAGCTAAATCGTCAGAGCTACTGCATagtgcagaaaatggaaaaatagtaGATATAAAGGAGGAGGGATATTTAAAAGACAAACCACACCAGGAAGAAAATGGTAGTAATTTATTGCAAGGGAAGTCAGATTTGAAAAGTATACTTGCACTACCAAAGACAGCATGCATTATTGATGCAGAAAGCAGTGTAGCAAAGTGTGAATCTTCTGTGTTAGATTTTacaaaaatgaaagatgaaataaaacaacCTGAAAACCTGTGTAGTACATTAGAACATGGGTTGTCCAAAACTCAAAACCTTGAAGTGTTTGAATCTCAAGAAGCTGAATTCAAAGTTAATCCAGAAGATTTTGGAGAGGAAAGCAGTGAGTTGTTAGAAAGAGTGGATACCATTGCATCTGTCTTATTAGAAAATAATCTTACTTTTCAGGCACAGTTTGCAAAACCTGTGAATCAGTTCTTGGTAACTGAAAATGTTAAATGTGATGAAATAAAAGGGgaattaaataaacaaagcaagGAACTGGTGAATGAGACTTGTTCCAGTTCCTTTAACTGGGAAGAGAATGTTGTGAAGGACAGTAATATTTCAGAGATCATCTGCCAGCCTACTTCAGAAATTGATTTTAATAATGGCTTGGCTTTTTCTACTCAAGAGGAGTTGGAGATGAGCTGTATAAATACTGAAGAAACAGATTCTCCTGTGCAAGTGGGAATTGGCTTGGAATCCACAGTGCCTCCTCATCTACATTTTGGTCTTCAGAAAGTTGACAGTTTTTTTGAAACTAATTTCacagaaaaagctgctttttcctgTATGTGGGAAAACAAAGGAGATAAAAATTGCGTTATGAGTAGTGCATTTAACTGTTCTTCAGAAGGCTTGGAAGTGGGTGCTGAGATCCTGTCTGCTGAAAAAGACATGTGCAAAGAACTGGACTGCCCTGAGAGGGGATATTTACACCAAAATGTAGTGAAAATTCCAGATGAGAAGGAGCAGCCAGTAGATAAAGAACATCAGGCATCTCTTAAATCACAGATCCCGGATGCAAACTCTTATAATAAGAATACTTTTCTTCTCCAAAAGTTTGATTGTCAAGAATCAGGCTGCAGGACTTCTGTGTGGGAGGTTagaacagatccttctagaacTGGTTCACTAATAGCTGTGGGAGACAGCAAAGAATTGAATAGTTTTGAGGCATCTGGGAAAAACACTATGGAAAGGTCTAAAAATGATTTTTGTATGCCAGAGCAGAGCAATGAATCTGAAGAGAAAGACTGTTCTACACAAAAAGTTGCAGATGTGAAATGTTCTGAATGTGTTCCTGTGTTCAGAAAGGACCCAAGAGCTTCCAGAATTGCAATGAGTGCTCTGGGAGCTCGTGCAATTGTTGATGCTGATTACCAAGTACGTGAACTTCATTCAACAACGCACTCGGGAAATACTTTGACAGTTAGTCGTCTAAAAGCAGAAACTATGGTGGATATGGATACACACTGTGAAAGAAAAACCTCTCCAGATACTGCAAATGAGTTGTCaagtgaggctggggagggttaTCCTAAAGACTTAGCTTCTTGGAAGAGAGAGTGTATGTTAGTAACCTCTGAAAATACTGTGTGTGCTAATGAATGCATGGTAGATTCTAACAGAGCTGGGTGCATCAAAGACAGCGAGGAAAGTCAGTTAAAAACTGGGACATCAAAAGAAAACCCTGTGATGCCAAATGCTTCAAAAAATAGATTACCACTATGCCAGATGTTAACCAAATTCTCAGAAGCTTGCAGACAGTCTGTAAAAACCagtaaattaaatacaaaaaggtTAGCACTTGACAATTTCTTAGAAGAAAATGATTCTGGAATACTTCAGTTAGATGTGGAGCAAAGTCTAATACACAGTGTTGATACGGGGGTCTCAGTGTTTGAAGAATATAATCATAATCAAACTTGCACTGCTTGCAACACAGGAGAAAACAACACTGATGTTATCCTAgatggcagcagcagaaaaaacatcTTAGTCGAATATCTTCCAAATCCAGCCCTATCTGATGTAGAGTGCAATGGTCAGACAATTAGGCAGCCTTCTGAGCCACAAAAAACAGTATTTGAGAAGCTATGTATGTTGGAATCAGAGTCTTGTGTGGATGTTGTTCTCAAAAAGAGCAAAGAGCAAGAACCATCTGAAAGCCTGACTGTTTCAACCAAGACAGCTGCCCGAGTAATGCATGCCAAGCTATCAAAAAGGCTGTTTCaaggtaaaaggaaaacaaagactcTCAGACGAACTCGGCCAGTTCTTGCAAATGCTGATACTTCTATGCCAACAAAATGCTCATCCGAGACTATAAATAAGATCAGGCAAGAGATGggtcctcctcttccccccttgCTATTGCCATTGATTGCTACTCCTCCAAAAGCTGCATGTACCATGTCCCCAGTGATGTCTTCTACTGGTAAATCCTCTTTGCTTTCCCCTCTTGATGACCTGATATCCCCACTACGTGAAACTCCTGTTCCTCCTCTCATGTCTCCGTTAACAGATACTCCAACGGTAAAATCTGCTCTTTTGGtttctcctccctcaccctcagaAATGGCAGTAGGTAGAAGGATTCGCTCCTCACCTTTGAAATTTTGTACTTCCATTCCAAAGCATGCACTTCCTGTTCCAGGAAGATTTCCTCTGTTTGCAGCTGATAGTGCTGCTCCAGGTGCTCCTCAGGAGAACTCTGTGAAAATACTGGACACTATGTACCCAGAGCTGTCTGCAAGGGCAAGGACACTAAACATTCTGAAAGGCAATATTCAGCTTAACCGATGTGCTTTTTCAGACAGCCAGAGTTTGCCAGGACCTGTGGCTCAAATAGGGGGGTTCAAAGAAATTGCATCTACGTCAACTGCTTTTGTTAAAACCGGGAGCAGTTTGAAATCTGGTAGTTGCAAAGGTCAAAAAAAAGATGTACAAAATCAGCAATTGTTTTCAAGTTCATCAAATAATCTTGAAAAACAGACATTATTGCCAATATCTATGCCAAGAAGTGCAAAGAGACTGAGGTTGGACAGTGAACCACCAAAGCTGGAGCCCAGTGATATTGCTGCTATGGGAAATACTAAAAATACAGTCTCTGAAATGCAGGAGGCTTTCTGTGACAAAAGCTGTGAAATCAGCGATTCAGCACACAGCTCCAGTTTAGAAGCATCAGTACCAGTAAAgaaggttattgattctgactaCCAGAAAGTTTCTTTGGCATTGAAGAAAATTGCTGAATCCTGTTTTGACTTGTTACCAGTTATTAAAGGTCACATGTATGTTGGCAATATCTCAAAGATTCCAATAATGAGAGATGAAGAGAAAGAAGTTGTCTATGAATTTGGTATTAAAAACAAG CATTTAGCAGAGGCCTTCCTGCGTGCTGTTCTCAATAAACTCAAGGCTCAGAAGAATACCACAAATCACAATTTCAGTCAGGCTTTGTGTCGAGTCTATACAGGAATTTGTCGACAGTTAGGAGATTTGGAAAGAGCCCGCATTTTCTGCTATAGCCTACTTAAAGAAG acTTTCCAGACTCagaaaaattgattttatttGTCACAAATGTATGGTCTGACATATTTGTCTTCGAAGGTGCAATTAACAAAGCTATGCAATTAGTTGTCAGGCAGAGTGCAAGCAGTGAGATGCTGGCCTGTTTGAGTGCTTATCTCAACTGGGAACAG